One part of the Bdellovibrio bacteriovorus genome encodes these proteins:
- a CDS encoding polysaccharide biosynthesis protein, with translation MFVRIAGLPRRIKIFIMLFCDVILLPLALYSAIALRLGTVRPEVSSFWWLFLAIPFLTVPIFIRVGLYRAVIRYMDDRIIATVFYGVSLSVLLLTAAVVMGNVTGVPRSSIVIYWIIAIAYITSSRFIARGVLRSLEREQDRRQPVAIYGAGRSGLQTALALMSGPEFRPVAFFDDNRQLHGTSVAGIRVYSPDEALNIMGAEDCNQLLIAMPSASRSRRREIIQRFENVDIRLKTLPGIGELVDGKVRIEDIREVGVEDLLGRDPVPPFEDLIKSCIRDKVVLVTGAGGSIGSELCRQIILNTPKKLIIFEQAEYALYKIEQDILKHRINFEVVPVLGDVLNTEHLEKMIASHGVQTIYHAAAYKHVPLVESNVIAGIVNNVFGTLSASKAAIKCKVETFVLISTDKAVRPTNIMGASKRLAELVLQGLSQDKSHSTRFCMVRFGNVLGSSGSVVPLFKEQIRHGGPVTVTHPDITRYFMTIPEAAQLVLQAGAMGKGGDVFVLDMGESVKIVDLAKKMIELSGLEVRNPDTGQGDISIEFTGLRPGEKLYEELLIGENVSWTAHPRIMTAEEASIELSKLMQSLDQMRSACSTGDEPAVREVLKSLVPEYKPT, from the coding sequence ATGTTTGTGCGTATTGCGGGACTGCCGCGAAGAATTAAGATTTTCATCATGCTTTTCTGCGACGTCATACTTCTTCCTTTGGCGTTGTATTCCGCGATTGCTTTGCGCTTGGGTACAGTTCGCCCTGAAGTTTCGTCGTTCTGGTGGCTGTTTCTTGCTATTCCGTTTCTGACTGTCCCGATCTTTATTCGAGTAGGATTGTACCGAGCTGTGATTCGATACATGGATGATCGCATTATTGCGACCGTCTTTTATGGTGTGAGTCTTTCTGTGCTATTGCTTACTGCGGCCGTTGTAATGGGAAATGTTACGGGCGTTCCACGCTCATCTATCGTGATTTACTGGATTATAGCGATTGCCTATATTACTTCTAGTCGTTTTATTGCGCGAGGCGTGTTGCGCTCTTTAGAGCGGGAGCAAGATCGCAGACAACCCGTGGCTATTTACGGTGCGGGCCGATCTGGTTTGCAAACAGCTTTGGCGCTGATGTCAGGTCCTGAGTTTAGGCCGGTTGCATTCTTCGACGACAATAGACAGCTGCACGGGACTAGTGTTGCCGGTATCCGCGTTTACTCTCCTGACGAAGCTTTGAATATCATGGGTGCTGAGGACTGCAATCAACTTCTCATCGCAATGCCTTCAGCCAGCAGGTCCCGCCGTCGTGAAATAATCCAGCGCTTTGAAAATGTCGACATTCGCTTGAAAACTCTTCCAGGCATTGGCGAACTCGTCGATGGCAAGGTCCGTATCGAAGACATTCGTGAGGTGGGCGTCGAAGATCTGTTGGGCCGTGATCCTGTTCCGCCGTTTGAAGACCTGATTAAGTCATGCATTCGCGACAAAGTCGTATTGGTGACAGGGGCGGGTGGATCTATTGGTTCTGAGTTGTGTCGCCAGATTATCTTGAATACCCCGAAAAAGCTGATCATTTTTGAGCAGGCCGAGTACGCTCTGTACAAGATCGAGCAAGACATTCTTAAGCACCGTATTAATTTTGAAGTTGTTCCGGTTCTGGGTGATGTTCTAAATACCGAACATTTAGAAAAAATGATCGCAAGCCACGGAGTTCAAACGATCTATCATGCGGCTGCCTATAAACACGTGCCCCTAGTTGAATCCAATGTCATTGCGGGCATTGTGAACAATGTCTTTGGAACACTGTCGGCATCAAAAGCGGCTATCAAATGTAAGGTAGAAACCTTTGTTCTGATTTCCACCGACAAAGCTGTTCGACCAACAAACATTATGGGGGCTTCAAAACGTCTGGCCGAGCTGGTTTTGCAAGGGTTGTCTCAGGACAAGTCCCATTCTACGCGTTTTTGTATGGTTCGTTTCGGAAATGTATTAGGGTCCTCCGGCTCCGTCGTACCTTTGTTTAAAGAACAGATTCGTCACGGGGGCCCGGTTACTGTAACTCATCCTGATATCACTCGTTACTTCATGACCATCCCCGAAGCGGCTCAGCTTGTTTTGCAGGCCGGAGCCATGGGTAAGGGTGGGGATGTCTTCGTGCTTGATATGGGCGAATCAGTAAAGATAGTGGATCTTGCTAAAAAGATGATCGAGCTCAGTGGTCTTGAGGTTCGAAACCCAGATACCGGACAAGGTGATATCAGTATAGAATTCACCGGACTTCGCCCCGGCGAAAAGCTGTATGAAGAATTACTTATCGGTGAAAACGTAAGCTGGACTGCTCACCCTCGAATCATGACAGCGGAAGAGGCTTCGATCGAATTGTCTAAGCTTATGCAGTCTTTAGATCAGATGCGCAGCGCATGCAGTACGGGTGATGAACCCGCCGTGCGCGAGGTGCTAAAAAGCTTGGTGCCGGAGTATAAGCCGACTTAA
- a CDS encoding NeuD/PglB/VioB family sugar acetyltransferase: MNKKPIFIIGAGGHSKVTSEIITSQNWEILAYIDEGSTSDHFLGKPVFKSLEQAESANPSVDHAFIAIGNNEARSKWANILSKNDYTLPHFVHPSALVSPSAQLSQGVLVCAMAVVGPSAIVGQGTIVNCGAIIDHDSVVGSFAHLSQRVLVSGGAKIGSNALVGPGSIIEKLAAVKEDSIIASGTVIATARKQCFQ; this comes from the coding sequence ATGAACAAAAAACCCATTTTCATCATAGGAGCTGGCGGACATTCCAAAGTAACGTCAGAAATCATCACCAGCCAAAACTGGGAAATTTTAGCCTACATTGACGAAGGAAGCACCTCAGACCACTTCCTTGGGAAGCCCGTATTCAAGAGCTTGGAGCAAGCTGAGTCTGCCAATCCGTCAGTCGACCATGCCTTCATTGCTATTGGCAACAATGAAGCCAGATCCAAATGGGCCAATATTCTTTCTAAAAATGACTACACACTTCCTCACTTTGTCCACCCATCAGCCTTGGTGTCCCCTAGCGCCCAACTGTCGCAAGGAGTCTTAGTCTGCGCGATGGCTGTTGTCGGCCCCTCTGCCATCGTAGGACAAGGCACCATTGTAAATTGTGGCGCTATCATAGATCATGACTCCGTTGTCGGCTCATTCGCGCACTTAAGCCAAAGAGTGCTCGTTTCCGGCGGTGCAAAGATCGGGTCAAATGCACTCGTCGGACCGGGAAGCATAATTGAAAAACTTGCTGCGGTTAAAGAAGACTCCATTATAGCCTCAGGAACCGTAATTGCAACGGCGCGCAAACAGTGCTTTCAATGA
- a CDS encoding sugar transferase yields the protein MIKRIFDLVLCVIAFAIFGIPLLLVYVAVKVTSKGPALHWSKRVGRDNKIFLMPKFRSMLVDTPQVATHLLTDPKKYLTPIGGLIRKTSLDELPQLLSVLKGDMSFVGPRPALFNQDDLVALRTQHGIEKLKPGITGWAQVNGRDELPIPVKVEFDKYYVENQSVALDIKILLMTVFKVMRSDGVSH from the coding sequence ATGATTAAACGTATTTTTGACCTTGTTCTTTGTGTTATCGCTTTTGCAATTTTTGGAATACCGTTGTTGCTAGTTTACGTAGCCGTGAAAGTTACGTCTAAAGGACCAGCACTTCACTGGTCCAAACGAGTTGGAAGAGACAATAAAATTTTTCTAATGCCTAAGTTCAGATCTATGTTGGTGGATACCCCGCAAGTTGCCACCCATTTGCTTACAGATCCAAAAAAGTACCTTACCCCTATCGGCGGATTAATCCGCAAAACGAGCTTGGACGAGCTACCGCAGTTACTGTCGGTTTTAAAGGGTGATATGAGCTTTGTCGGGCCGCGTCCGGCCCTTTTCAATCAAGATGACCTGGTAGCTCTGCGAACCCAGCATGGCATTGAAAAACTTAAACCAGGCATAACCGGCTGGGCCCAAGTAAATGGGAGAGACGAACTGCCTATTCCTGTTAAAGTTGAGTTTGACAAGTACTACGTAGAAAACCAATCCGTAGCCTTAGACATCAAGATTCTGCTCATGACTGTATTCAAGGTTATGCGCAGTGACGGAGTCAGCCACTAA
- a CDS encoding NAD-dependent epimerase/dehydratase family protein: MFKVLLTGASGFVGSNFLQRHGEDFTITTVSLKSSSPESLNLRGYDCILHCAALVHQMQGAPEDQYFAVNYELTKKLANTAKRAGVPHFVFVSTAHVFGDSGDLYDHARRLDEKSPCHPHDPYGRSKLAAEQYLQSLSDETFKVSIVRPPMVYGKGAKGNILSLIKLVKTVPFMPLGYKENARSIVYVGNLCYQLSLIIQKRAGGIFLPQDREPISIGTLVESIALALKVKRIIFKPPQMLLKALFALTPKVSLRLFGTLAMNSTESDRAIEYKAPMTTLEALQEMIRN, encoded by the coding sequence ATGTTCAAAGTTTTGTTAACTGGTGCATCCGGCTTTGTTGGCAGCAACTTCTTACAACGTCATGGTGAAGATTTCACCATAACTACGGTAAGTTTAAAATCATCTTCTCCAGAATCCTTAAACCTTCGTGGCTACGACTGCATACTTCACTGCGCCGCCTTGGTTCACCAGATGCAAGGTGCGCCCGAAGATCAATACTTTGCAGTCAACTACGAGTTAACTAAAAAACTGGCTAATACTGCAAAGCGAGCCGGAGTTCCCCACTTTGTATTTGTCAGCACTGCACACGTCTTTGGCGACTCGGGAGATTTATACGACCACGCCAGAAGACTGGATGAAAAATCACCATGCCACCCGCATGATCCTTATGGCCGAAGCAAGCTTGCAGCGGAGCAATATCTTCAATCTTTGTCCGATGAAACTTTCAAAGTTTCCATCGTAAGACCACCAATGGTTTATGGAAAAGGTGCCAAAGGAAACATCCTTAGCCTTATCAAATTGGTAAAAACTGTCCCTTTTATGCCTTTGGGCTACAAAGAGAACGCCAGGAGTATTGTTTACGTAGGGAATCTTTGCTACCAACTCTCTCTGATTATCCAAAAGAGAGCTGGCGGAATATTCCTTCCTCAAGATAGGGAGCCTATTTCAATTGGAACCCTGGTTGAATCCATTGCTCTTGCCTTAAAGGTAAAACGAATCATCTTTAAGCCGCCACAAATGCTTCTTAAGGCATTATTTGCATTAACCCCAAAGGTCTCCCTACGACTATTTGGAACTCTCGCAATGAACAGCACCGAAAGCGACAGAGCCATTGAATACAAAGCCCCGATGACTACA